Within the Nitrospira sp. genome, the region CTGGCGCGGGAGCGGAGCCGCATCGTGGAACTCGATTGGTCAACGATCGTCCTGGAAATGGTCAATTTCGGCGTCTTGGTGTGGCTGCTGCATCGACTGTTGTACCGGCCCGTCCTCAACGTGATCGCGCAACGACGGGCGGCCATCGAGTCGCAGACCACAGAGGCCCGACGCATTCGGAATGAAGCGGACGGCTTGCGGGCCCAATACGACGGGCGGCTGCAGACCTGGGAGGAGGAACGGGCTCAGGCCCGGCGCCACCTGGCGGAGGAGCTTCAGAAGGAACGCGTTCGGCGGCTCGCCGAATTGCAGACCTCTCTCGATCAGGAGCGAGAAAAGCGCCGCGTCGTGGATGAACGGCGGCAGCAGGAGGACGCACGGCAGGCCGAGGAACAGGCAATGACCCAGAGCGCACAGTTTGCCGCCAAGCTACTCGCCCGGGTAGCAGACCCAGCGCTGGAAGCCAGATTGACCGAAGCGGCACTCGCCGATCTTCAAACATTGCCCGATGGTCGCCTCACCCGCTTGCGGGAAGCGATTGGAACCGGTGCGGGCGAGGCGACCATCACCAGCGCCTACCCCATTCCGGAATCCCGGCGACGCGTCCTGGTCGATCGGCTCACCGCCGTTCTCGGTCGGACACCTCATTGCGTCTGGAGAGAGGATGTCGCACTGGTCGCCGGCCTTCGGATCACGATCGGCCCCATCGTGTTGGGTGCCAACCTCCACGACGAGCTTCGATTCTTTACGGAGGTCGCCTCGAATGATGCCATCTCGTCCGTACGCTGACTCCAGACTCGCTCGCCGAGCCGCGTGGGTCGAGCGCTATGACTTCCGCCTTCGCCTCTCCGAGCGTGGGACGGTCGTCTCGCTGGGCGACGGGATCGTCTGGATCGAAGGCCTCCCGTCCGCCGCCATCGACGATCTGGTGGTGTTCGAAGAAGGCAGTCACGCACTCGTGTTTCATCTGGGGCAACAGGTCATCGGCGGAATTCTGCTACACCAGACCGGCCAACTCACCGCCGGGACAGGAGCCCAACTGGCCGGTCTTCAGCTCAGTATCGTCGTGGGGGAGACGCTCCTTGGTCGCGTCGTCGACCCCCTCGGATTTCCGCTCGACGGATCGCCTCCCGTCGAATCCCCGACGCGGCGGCCGCTGTTCGCGCCCGCCCCTCCGATTACGGCTCGAGATTTCGTCAGTCGACCGCTGTACACCGGAAACAAAATCGTCGACATCATGATTCCCATCGGCAAAGGACAGCGCCAGCTGATCATCGGCGACAATGGCCTGGGGAAAAGTACCCTCGCGATCGACGCCATCTTGAATCAGCGCACCAAGGACGTCCGTTGCGTGTACGTCTTCATCGGACAAAAGCGGTCCGATGTGGTCCAGTGCCTTCAGACCCTACGGGCCCATGATGCGTTGGCCTATACGACGTTGGTGGTCGCCCAGGCGAGCGCACTTCCGGGGCTCAAATATCTCGCACCCTTCGCGGGATGTGCGTTGGCCGAAGCATGGATGTACGAGGGTAAAGACACGCTTATCATTTACGACGATCTGACCATGCACGCCCAAACCTATCGGGAGCTGTCCCTCCTGCTTCGGCGGCCTCCGGGCCGGGAGGCCTACCCGGGCGACATTTTCTTCCTGCATTCGCGTCTGCTCGAACGGTCGACGTGCTTGAGTCCCTCCAACGGAGGCGGCAGCATGACCGCCCTGCCGGTCGTCGAGACCACACAAGGGGATATCGCCGGCTACATTCCCACCAATTTGATCTCGATCACGGACGGCCAGATCTATCTGGACAGCCGGCTGTTCGCCGCCGGAACGCTTCCGGCCATCGACGTGACCAAATCCGTTTCGCGCATCGGCGGAAAGGGTCAGCACCCGAACATGAAGCGCCTGGCCGGTCGGCTGAAGCTCGAGTATCTCCAGTTTCTGGAACTCGAACTGTTTACTCGCTTCGGCGCCCGACTCGAAGCTTCCGTCGAGGCCAAGATCGAGCGTGGGCGCTTACTGCGAGAGCTGCTCAAACAGGATCGTCTGGCGCCTCTTTCGATCGAGACGCAACTGGCCTGGCTCGTGGCCTTTCAGAAGGGGCTGTTCGACGAACTGCCTATGCCGGCCGCTCATCGAGCGATCGACAGTCTGGCCGCGCGAGTACAGGAGGGGACCTTGACCTTGGACTCGCCGGAGGACCAGTGGGTCTCGGCGCTCGAGACATGGTTCACGGAGATCGGCACACATGAGTCGGCGACGCGACATTGACCAGCACCTGCATACCTTCGGAGAAATCGGTGGCATTCTCCGGGCGATGCGCAACATTGCGCTCATGGAAACTCAGAAGCTGGCCCGGTTTGCGACCGCCCAGCAGCAGTCCATCGACCTGATTGAAGCCGCTGCAGCCGACTTTCTGAACTGGCACCCCTTCGCGCTTGCGCGGCCGAGTCACCGGCGCCCGCTCTATCTGCTGCTCGGCTCAGAACGGGGTTTTTGCGGGGAGTTCAACGACGCCGTCCTCGCGTCCTTTCATGAGCATGTCGCGGCCGATCGCGGAGCCGATCCAATCTTGATTCTCGTCGGCTCTCGGCTGGCCCTTCATGCACAGGGACTACGGGGCACCATCGTTACGATACAAGGACCGTCGGTGGCGGAGGAGACCGCGGCCGTCATCGGCCGACTCGTCGAACAACTCAGGGCCCTGCACAAGACGGACGATCTCGTGTGCATCCTCGACGCCACGGTCGTCCATCACGTCTCCACGAATCACCACTCAACCGTCATGGTGCGCCGGCCATTCTTGGGACTGAAGGACCGGGGCCCACGTCACGCCTATCCTCCAGTCCTCACCCTCACTCCCATGATGTTCGCGGCAGAGCTGGTCGATCACTACCTTTTTGCCATCCTGCACGATCTGTTGCATCGTTCGCTGTTGTCCGAAAACCAGCGTCGTGTCCGCCACATGGAACAAGCGTTGCAGCGGCTGGACGGCACGATGGCAGAGTTGACGCGCAAGCGCCATGCAGTTCGTCAGGAAGAGATTACGGAGGAGATTGAAACGATCATGCTGAGCGCCGAACTGCTCGGACAGGGTCAGACGGGGCGCCGGGCCGGCAATTCGAGGTCGCCGGGCCGAGGGAGCGTTCCACCGACTAGGGATAGTATGATGGAGTGACGAGCTCGCACGGGACCTGTGTCACCGAAAGGAATGGACCAGTCCGATCACCGTGTGAACGATACACGGAAAGAGGCGGAGGAAGGTGTACATTTTTCCCGGTGCCGTCGTTGGGGTTCCTCGGATCTCTTGTCGCAGAGGAGCATGCATATGCGCGTACTGCGGACCATATCCCTCGTTGGCCTCACCATTGTTGCAAGCCTTGGACTCTCGCAGAGCGTATTCGCCGACAAATTCGAAGGCGCGGTGCAACATCCGGACGTGCAACGTGTCGAACTGCTGATCGACAATTATGCCTTCGTGCTCCCGAGGCCCATCGCACTCAGACTCGGCACGCCGACGGCACTGATCTTGCGCAACCAGGACATCGTGCGTCACGGCCTGACCGCCCCGATGTTCGCGCAATTGAGCCTCCGCGTCGAAGGCGAAGGCATCGCGACATTTGGAAAGGGAATCGAAGGGGTACACATCGACCCGGGCAAGACGGTTGTCCTTTATTTCACACCGGAACGAGGGGGGAAGTATACATTCCAGTGCGATCTGCATCCTCAGATGAAAGGCGAACTGCTTTCCTTGGATCTTCCAGCGGCGTGACCATCATGGCGATCGATCGAGGCCCCGTGCGGCTATAAGGTACTCTCGGGTGCGTAGCACCTCGAGGATCTGCGCGGCAGCCGCTTCTGCATCGACTCGTGTCGTATCGAGCCTGACCTCCGGGGCTTCGGGAGCTTCGTACTCGACCTGTAGGCCCGGCACGGTCGCGTTGGTACCCGCCTGTCCTCCACGATAGGTTCCTTTCCGGTCGCGAGCCATACAGACTTCCAACGGGCACGCCACCTCAACTTCGAGAAAGTGTGGAATGAGGGTACGTGCCAGTGCACGGTAGCTGCGACGATGGGCAGTGGCGTCGAGAATCACGGGAACCCCATGGGCGACCAACCGGCTCCCGAAGTAGGCGAGCGCGCGATAGAACAGGTCCCGCTCCTCGGCCTGATACGTCGGCTCCGGCGTCAAGATGCTTCGAAGCGAATCGGACTCAAGCCTCTCGACGGTCAGACCGGCATCGGTCAGTTCTCGCTGGAGGACGCTCGCGATCGTGCTTTTTCCGGATGCCGGTAGGCCCGTCAGCCAGACCGCAAATGCCCGGCTCATCTCTTCTCCTTTCAAAGGTTGTCAGACCCTGCCCAGTCTGTATTGTGGCGCTGCGCATGGTCGCAAGTCAGATGCCGGTAGAAATTGAGGCGCCACATCGTGGACTTACGTTCGCCTATGTCGATAATCGCCCCAGAACCACATCTCAACTTTGACGCAGAACGCTACAGGACTACAGCTTCTCCCGGCGGCGGGAGGTTTCCCACATGGCCCAATTGGATGTACGGGCACGACACCGCAGAGATTTTCGCCGCCTTCACCGCCGCACTGGTCGTGTGCCCCCTCCTGGCACTTGGGCTGCACGACACAACTGGCATGGCCTCCCCTGCTCCCCAAGAAATTGCGCGTATCCCGATCGACGACGTGTACAGGAAGCTGGAAACCTCACCCAACGGCCTGACCTCGTCGGAGGCTGAAAAGCGGCTCCGGCAGTACGGGCCGAATCGTCTCCATACAGCGGCGCGGACAGCATGGCCCCTCCGACTGTTGCGACAGGCTACGCATTTTCTCGCTCTTTTGCTATGGATTGCCGCCGGACTGGCGATTCTAGCTGAAGTCATGAATCCCGGCAGCGGCATGTTCACGCTAGCTCTGGCGATTGTGGCAGTAATCGCCGTGAACGCGCTGTTTGCCTTCGCACAAGAATTCAGGGCTGAGCGGGCCGTCGATGCACTACACGATCTGCTTCCGACGACCACGTGGGTCATTCGCGAGGGGCGTCCCCAGCAGGTTGCCCGGCACGACATCGTTCCAGGAGATCTCCTCCTGATCGAGGAAGGAGAGCGGCTTCCGGCGGATGGTCGCCTCGTCGAAGCGCTTGCCATGCGGGTGGATCTGGCGTCGCTGACGGGTGAAGCACGCCCGAAGGCGAGAACGACTCACATAGTGTCCGACGGCCATCTGCTCGACCTGCCCAACCTCGTCTTTGCGGGCACGACTATCCTGTCCGGGCATGGGCGTGCGGTCGTCTATGCGACGGGAATGGACACCGAATTCGGCAAACTTGCCGGTCTGGCGACGACGCTGGAGCCCGGACTGAGTCCACTGCAGCTCGAAATGGTCAAGGTCACTCGTATGATTGCAGTGTTCGCGTTGGTCATGGGCGGTCTCTTTTTCATCCTCGGCATCTCGATGAATCTTGGATTCTGGGTCAGCGCAGTCTTCGGTATCGGAATCATCGCCGCGAATGTTCCAGAAGGCTTGCTCCCAACCATGACGCTCGCGCTCGCACTCGGCAGCCAGCGCATGGCAAAGCGAAACGCCCTCATCAAGCATCTGTCTTCCGTCGAGACGCTGGGATGCACCACGGTCATCTGCACCGACAAGACCGGCACGTTGACTGAAAACCGCATGCGTGTGGAACGCGTGCATGTGGACGGTCTCGATTTAGAAGCGCGGAACGGTCTCCTGGTGATCAAGGATTCCATCCCCAACACGATAGAGCCCAGCCAACTGGGACCGATCGCGCAGGCCCTCTCACTGTGCCACACGGCAAAACGCGTTCGGCAGGCCGGAGGCCGCAGCGTATGGGTCGGGGATCCGACGGAGGTGGCTCTGCTCGAATTCGTTGACGCATACGGCCTCTCGCCTCCCGCTCCTCCGCAACGACTGGGTGAACTCCCGTTCGATGCGGATCGAAAGCGAATGACCACCCTTCATTGGATGGCGGGACAGCTCGTCGCTCACGTCAAGGGCGCACCGGAGACCGTCATTCCGCTATGTTCGCGGGCCTATGACCCGGTGGCCCCCGTCCCTATGAGCGATGCAGTGCGACAGGAACTGTTGACACACAGTCGACGGTTGGCTCAGCAGGCGTACCGTGTCCTGGCGGTCGCCGTGCGGGAAATCGAGCGAACTGATGTTGATCTCGATAGCAAAACGGTCGAACAGGACCTGGTGTTTCTTGGTCTCGTGGCCATGATAGACCCCCCGCACCGGGAAGTCCCCGGCGCGGTGGCCCGTTGCCGCACGGCCGGAGTCCGTGTCGTCATGTTAACCGGGGATCATCCTCTGACGGCAGTCGCGCTTGCCCGGAAGATCGGCCTACTCCCTGGGACCCTCGATCCGTCAAAACCGGAGCTTGTTCCGGTGATCGAAGGGACACGCGTGGAGGTGATGAACGACGCGGAACTGCAGGCCTTCCTGACTCCCGCCAGGCCGGGGGAAACTGAGCCACTCTTCGCACGCATGGCCCCGCGACACAAGATGCGTGTCGTATCGATGCTCAAGCGGATGGGCGAGATTGTGGCGGTCACGGGCGACGGCGTGAACGATGCACCGGCGCTCAAACAGGCGGATATCGGCATCGCGATGGGAATTGCCGGCACTGATGTGGCCAAAGAAACGGCTGATATGATTCTCCTCGACGACAACTTTGCCACGATCGTCAACGCCATCGAGGAAGGCCGTGCCGTCTATGCGAATATCAAGAAGTTTACGACCTACGTGCTGGCCAGCAACGTCCCGGAAATCGTGCCGTTTCTTGGATACGGCATGGTCGGATTACCGCTGGCGATTACGGTTCCGCAAATCCTGGCGGTCGACCTTGGCACGGATATGCTGCCGGCCTTGGCCCTTGGCGCCGAGCGGCCAGATCCGGGACTCATGAATGTGCCGCCACGCGCACGATCTGCGCGTCTTGTCGATCGGTCGCTCATGCTCCGCGCATACGGCTTTTTGGGCCTGATTGAAGCGGCCTTGGCGATGGGGGCATTCTTCGGGTTCCTCTATCTCCGGGGATGGGAGTGGGGCGTGTCGCTCAACTGGTCGGATCCTCTGTATCAGGAGGCCACGACCGTCACCTTGGCCACGATCGTGGTCGCCCAGGTAGCCAACGTGTTCGCCTGTCGATCCGCGCGACAGTCCGCCCTTCGCCTCGGATTCGCGACCAACGCGCTGCTGTTTTATGGCATCGCGGCCGAGCTCGCGCTCTTACTGGCTATCGTCTACCTGCCAGCTCTTCACGTTCTGTTCGGAACCAAATCCCTGCCCATGTGGATTTGGCCGGCCTTGGCCGGCGGTGCGGTTTTCCTGCTGATGGCTGAGGAACTACGCAAACTCCTGCTCCGCCGGCGCCACTGGTTGGACGGACGAGCGCCCTCACCGCCCCACACGCACATTCAAGAAATCGTTCGGAAGGAGTCCCTATGAGACGGTTGACTCGAGTATCGATGATCGGCTGCCTGCTCGCACTCTTTGCGTGGAGCGCCGCGGGACTCGGACAGGATGGTCGCATTCGGAGCGGCCGCATGATTTATGAAGAGCATTGTTACCGTTGCCATGGGCCGAACGGGGAAGGAGACGGTCCCGACGCTGAGCGGCTCATCGTGAAGCCGACCAACTTTCATTCCCCCGACATCCGCGCAAAGTCCGACTTTGAACTGTGGATGGCCGCCGCGTATGGGGTCGCCTATACCCCGATGCACGGCTGGCTGATGCGCCTCCCCGAGGAGGAAATTCTTGAGGCATTGTCCTACATCAGAGAACTGGCGCCACCGAAATGATCCCGCATGGTGTCACCCGAGCACACCTGTCAGGAAAAGGCACGAGCCGAACGAACGATCGGCCCACCGCCGCTGGCGTGCCGCCCATTCCCACGTCGATGAGTGTAGTTCGGCCCGCCGTGCTATAACATTGAGCGCAGGGCCACCACTCGGCATCAATGCCCGGCCAGGAGGATGTACCGGTGAAGCGCGACGCAAGCCAGACACTGATGATCGACAAGGGGAACTGTTATGTCTTGCTCGCCTACGATATCGGGACGTTTGTCAATCTCGACGAGGCCGATCGACGCATTACCGCCCTGAAAGAACGGGCTCGCATCCGGCACAAGCTGCGCGCCCCGGCTCACTTGGTGTACCGTCCGGCACCCTTGCGGATCACCCAGGAAACCGCCCCGATTAAAGTTTGGCACTACGCGACGCATCCCAGCGTCGAACTCATGCTCTATGATTTTGGTGCGCTCTCCGTCATGTATCGCATTCCCATCGAAGGCGATTTCGCCGGACTGCTCGGATTGAGCGAAGCCCTCTACGACAACCCGCCATTGCTGAAGGATTCCCGCCAATGGGTCGAGCAGTTGGTATCGGCGCTCGGCGAGGCGATCGAGAAGCCGGGCATCGCCCCCGAGGTCGAGGACTACGCGGTCATGCACATCGAAGCTTCCAGCGCTCCCAATGTGCCGTTGCTGTGGAGCGAGTTCGAGCAGGAACTGGCGCAGATCCTCCGATGCGAGCGATCGGTGCTCTCGGAGCAAGAGGTCCGCGACGCCTTGGCCTGCCGCATTTCGTTCAGCCCGGAGGACATGGCCGCCGTGGACTGGAATGCGGCCTTCTTGTTCGGAACGGAGATGGAAGACGTGCTTGCCGTTCTGGAATTCGCGAATGTCGAACTGCTCGAGATGCGCCTGCTCGATCACCAGCTGGACAACGCGCTGGATCAGGCCTACGAGGTCGTGTCGAAACAACAGAGCCGGTGGCCGCTCCTTCGCGCGCACGAGAGCAGTTCCACCCGCATCGCGGAGATGCAGGTCGACAGCGCGGTCCTGTTCGAA harbors:
- the atpF gene encoding ATP synthase subunit b, with amino-acid sequence MELDWSTIVLEMVNFGVLVWLLHRLLYRPVLNVIAQRRAAIESQTTEARRIRNEADGLRAQYDGRLQTWEEERAQARRHLAEELQKERVRRLAELQTSLDQEREKRRVVDERRQQEDARQAEEQAMTQSAQFAAKLLARVADPALEARLTEAALADLQTLPDGRLTRLREAIGTGAGEATITSAYPIPESRRRVLVDRLTAVLGRTPHCVWREDVALVAGLRITIGPIVLGANLHDELRFFTEVASNDAISSVR
- the cysC gene encoding adenylyl-sulfate kinase — encoded protein: MSRAFAVWLTGLPASGKSTIASVLQRELTDAGLTVERLESDSLRSILTPEPTYQAEERDLFYRALAYFGSRLVAHGVPVILDATAHRRSYRALARTLIPHFLEVEVACPLEVCMARDRKGTYRGGQAGTNATVPGLQVEYEAPEAPEVRLDTTRVDAEAAAAQILEVLRTREYLIAARGLDRSP
- the atpA1 gene encoding ATP synthase subunit alpha 1; protein product: MMPSRPYADSRLARRAAWVERYDFRLRLSERGTVVSLGDGIVWIEGLPSAAIDDLVVFEEGSHALVFHLGQQVIGGILLHQTGQLTAGTGAQLAGLQLSIVVGETLLGRVVDPLGFPLDGSPPVESPTRRPLFAPAPPITARDFVSRPLYTGNKIVDIMIPIGKGQRQLIIGDNGLGKSTLAIDAILNQRTKDVRCVYVFIGQKRSDVVQCLQTLRAHDALAYTTLVVAQASALPGLKYLAPFAGCALAEAWMYEGKDTLIIYDDLTMHAQTYRELSLLLRRPPGREAYPGDIFFLHSRLLERSTCLSPSNGGGSMTALPVVETTQGDIAGYIPTNLISITDGQIYLDSRLFAAGTLPAIDVTKSVSRIGGKGQHPNMKRLAGRLKLEYLQFLELELFTRFGARLEASVEAKIERGRLLRELLKQDRLAPLSIETQLAWLVAFQKGLFDELPMPAAHRAIDSLAARVQEGTLTLDSPEDQWVSALETWFTEIGTHESATRH
- a CDS encoding ATPase, with product MYGHDTAEIFAAFTAALVVCPLLALGLHDTTGMASPAPQEIARIPIDDVYRKLETSPNGLTSSEAEKRLRQYGPNRLHTAARTAWPLRLLRQATHFLALLLWIAAGLAILAEVMNPGSGMFTLALAIVAVIAVNALFAFAQEFRAERAVDALHDLLPTTTWVIREGRPQQVARHDIVPGDLLLIEEGERLPADGRLVEALAMRVDLASLTGEARPKARTTHIVSDGHLLDLPNLVFAGTTILSGHGRAVVYATGMDTEFGKLAGLATTLEPGLSPLQLEMVKVTRMIAVFALVMGGLFFILGISMNLGFWVSAVFGIGIIAANVPEGLLPTMTLALALGSQRMAKRNALIKHLSSVETLGCTTVICTDKTGTLTENRMRVERVHVDGLDLEARNGLLVIKDSIPNTIEPSQLGPIAQALSLCHTAKRVRQAGGRSVWVGDPTEVALLEFVDAYGLSPPAPPQRLGELPFDADRKRMTTLHWMAGQLVAHVKGAPETVIPLCSRAYDPVAPVPMSDAVRQELLTHSRRLAQQAYRVLAVAVREIERTDVDLDSKTVEQDLVFLGLVAMIDPPHREVPGAVARCRTAGVRVVMLTGDHPLTAVALARKIGLLPGTLDPSKPELVPVIEGTRVEVMNDAELQAFLTPARPGETEPLFARMAPRHKMRVVSMLKRMGEIVAVTGDGVNDAPALKQADIGIAMGIAGTDVAKETADMILLDDNFATIVNAIEEGRAVYANIKKFTTYVLASNVPEIVPFLGYGMVGLPLAITVPQILAVDLGTDMLPALALGAERPDPGLMNVPPRARSARLVDRSLMLRAYGFLGLIEAALAMGAFFGFLYLRGWEWGVSLNWSDPLYQEATTVTLATIVVAQVANVFACRSARQSALRLGFATNALLFYGIAAELALLLAIVYLPALHVLFGTKSLPMWIWPALAGGAVFLLMAEELRKLLLRRRHWLDGRAPSPPHTHIQEIVRKESL